In Mus musculus strain C57BL/6J chromosome 14, GRCm38.p6 C57BL/6J, the following are encoded in one genomic region:
- the Gm7954 gene encoding uncharacterized protein LOC102635067, protein MGSQAGMLSMLLRVFQRENRIHTDTRPRQKEADRPSWWERARNNWSWRRHRCAGEASIQAPTINEQEKRHERLEKLKRELQNIKNARDELQGILANYTNKDLNDRINFETFMLEMQHDQVMTDLKRMPQDISEALSKCKQLTKENQFYCFRNCQLLIESNLIQHKVRMLRKENRQLLREHIALEECNIETKTLCNEGSQKIKDHYTKQQQV, encoded by the exons ATGGGTTCCCAAGCAGGCATGTTGTCCATGCTCCTCAGGGTAtttcagagagagaatagaatacacacagacaccagaccaaggcagaaggaggccgaccgcccatcatggtgggaaagggcaagaaacaactggtcgtggagaaggcaca GGTGTGCTGGGGAGGCATCAATCCAAGCCCCCACCATCAATGAGCAGGAGAAGAGACACGAGAGGTTGGAGAAGCTCAAAAGAGAGCTCCAGAACATAAAAAATGCCAGAGACGAACTTCAGGGAATCCTGGCCAactacactaacaaggatttaaatgacag gatcaactttgagacattcatgcttgagatgcaacatgaccaggtgatgactgacctgaagagaatgccccaggacatcagtgaggccttgtccaagtgcaagcagttgactaaagaaaatcagttctactg cttcaggaactgccaactcctgattgaatctaacctcatccagcacaaagtcaggatgttgaggaaggagaatagacagctgctaagggagcacattgcattggaagaatgcaacatagaaacaaaaacactatgtaatgaaggcagccagaagatcaaagaccactatactaagcagcagcag